One genomic window of Candidatus Eisenbacteria bacterium includes the following:
- a CDS encoding RNA polymerase sigma factor, giving the protein MAITTTLEQAAAAAPAAEDPVPAPDAGEHALIARARAGESAAFRELVERHQGRALALARRLLRDEAEAEECAQDAFLRAWSALPGFRAESSFGTWLHRIVHRRALDRLDSLRTRRRHESAAPSWPEEGARPAATGAASDERVRRLVDALPHTQRAAVTLFYFEDRSVREAARVLGMHENTVKTHLHRARASLRAAWAREEEKSR; this is encoded by the coding sequence ATGGCCATCACGACCACGCTCGAGCAGGCCGCCGCCGCGGCTCCGGCCGCTGAGGATCCGGTGCCCGCTCCCGACGCCGGGGAACACGCGCTGATCGCGCGCGCCCGCGCGGGCGAGTCGGCGGCATTCCGCGAGCTCGTCGAGCGGCACCAGGGCCGCGCGCTCGCGCTCGCGCGGCGTCTGCTGCGCGACGAGGCGGAGGCCGAGGAGTGCGCGCAGGACGCCTTCCTGCGCGCCTGGTCGGCGCTGCCCGGCTTCCGCGCCGAGTCGAGCTTCGGCACCTGGCTGCACCGCATCGTCCATCGCCGCGCGCTCGACCGGCTCGACTCGCTGCGCACACGCCGCCGCCACGAGTCGGCGGCTCCCTCGTGGCCCGAGGAAGGCGCGCGGCCCGCGGCCACGGGGGCCGCCTCGGACGAGCGCGTGCGCCGGCTGGTGGACGCGCTGCCGCACACGCAGCGCGCGGCGGTCACGCTCTTCTATTTCGAGGACCGCTCCGTGCGGGAGGCGGCGCGGGTGCTCGGCATGCACGAGAACACGGTGAAGACGCACCTGCACCGGGCGCGCGCCTCATTGCGCGCCGCCTGGGCGCGCGAAGAGGAGAAATCGCGATGA
- a CDS encoding thioredoxin fold domain-containing protein codes for MKRLLWALLAVALGLAPLAHAQQAPAPAGGGDAGAQAGGEEPGDSGPAIPAAGTLVRASATPVTLGPGGTATTTVTLTVLPGWHINANPPALDYNIPTRVFVRAGFGVSAGSPTYPAPKKAKFAFEDSELWVWDGETKVTIPLTASAAPGNGVHLLSGRVSYQGCNDQVCLAPANVPFTVAVTVTGGADGAFDSTGRPLDRPAGSDSAAAGAAPAPQAGTGFFTERPAGAGAATAPAGGAVQKRLSDALAGGGLAWFLALFVGGLLLNLTPCVFPMLGITVSIFGARRKEALPKVLRNAVVYVLGICVTYSALGAVAAATGGLFGAALQNTWVLVGLGLVLVALSLSMFGFYEMSPPTWVLDRAGGANTSTLAGLFLSGLLVGIVAAPCVGPFVVALLAILAQRADVGFGLGSMFTLSLGLGFPYLFLATFSGSLQSLPRAGEWMEWVKKLFGVVLATLGLNYVLLGLAPKLAPYLLPAALVLGGLYLGFMEKSANVRRGFRLLKNVCGGLAVLAGVWLTLQVTTAASRSIPFRPYDEQAVQASLAGGRRVLLDFSADWCVPCHELELQTFPDPNVVAAARPFDAYKVDLTNDDSPETIAFRKRYAVRGVPTIVFLAPDGSEVGDTRVEGFVNAPEFVKRLRAAGGGAKD; via the coding sequence ATGAAGCGACTCCTGTGGGCGCTGCTGGCGGTGGCGCTCGGCCTCGCGCCGCTGGCGCACGCGCAGCAGGCGCCGGCGCCGGCCGGCGGCGGCGATGCCGGCGCGCAGGCCGGGGGCGAGGAGCCCGGCGACTCCGGGCCCGCGATTCCGGCCGCGGGCACGCTGGTGCGGGCGAGCGCGACCCCGGTCACGCTCGGGCCCGGCGGCACCGCGACGACGACCGTGACGCTCACCGTGCTGCCCGGCTGGCACATCAACGCCAACCCGCCGGCGCTCGACTACAACATTCCGACCAGGGTGTTCGTACGCGCCGGCTTCGGCGTCTCCGCCGGATCTCCGACGTACCCGGCGCCGAAGAAGGCGAAGTTCGCCTTCGAGGACTCCGAGCTGTGGGTCTGGGACGGCGAGACGAAGGTCACGATCCCGCTCACCGCTTCCGCCGCGCCCGGCAACGGCGTTCACCTCCTGAGCGGTCGCGTCTCGTACCAGGGCTGTAACGATCAGGTGTGCCTGGCGCCCGCGAACGTGCCGTTCACGGTCGCGGTCACGGTGACGGGTGGCGCCGACGGCGCCTTCGACAGCACCGGCCGCCCGCTCGACCGGCCGGCCGGCTCCGACAGCGCCGCCGCGGGCGCGGCGCCCGCGCCGCAGGCCGGCACGGGCTTTTTCACCGAGCGCCCCGCGGGCGCGGGTGCCGCCACCGCACCCGCCGGCGGAGCGGTGCAGAAGCGGCTCAGCGACGCGCTCGCCGGCGGCGGGCTCGCCTGGTTCCTCGCGCTGTTCGTGGGCGGGTTGCTGCTCAACCTGACGCCGTGCGTTTTCCCGATGCTCGGCATCACGGTCTCGATCTTCGGCGCGCGGCGCAAGGAGGCGCTGCCCAAGGTCCTGCGCAACGCGGTCGTCTACGTGCTGGGCATCTGCGTCACCTATTCGGCGCTCGGCGCCGTCGCCGCCGCGACCGGCGGGCTGTTCGGCGCGGCGCTGCAGAACACCTGGGTGCTGGTGGGCCTCGGCCTCGTGCTGGTCGCGCTCTCGCTCTCGATGTTCGGCTTCTACGAGATGTCGCCGCCGACCTGGGTGCTCGACCGTGCGGGCGGCGCGAACACCTCGACGCTCGCCGGCCTGTTCCTCTCGGGGCTGCTCGTCGGCATCGTCGCCGCGCCCTGCGTCGGGCCCTTCGTGGTCGCGCTGCTCGCGATCCTCGCGCAGCGCGCCGATGTCGGCTTCGGGCTCGGCTCGATGTTCACGCTCTCGCTCGGCCTCGGGTTCCCGTACCTGTTCCTCGCCACGTTCTCGGGCTCGCTCCAGAGCCTGCCGCGCGCCGGCGAGTGGATGGAGTGGGTGAAGAAGCTGTTCGGCGTCGTGCTCGCGACGCTGGGCCTCAATTACGTGCTGCTCGGGCTGGCGCCGAAGCTGGCGCCCTACCTGCTGCCGGCCGCGCTGGTGCTGGGCGGGCTCTACCTGGGGTTCATGGAGAAGAGCGCGAACGTCCGCAGGGGCTTCCGGCTCCTGAAGAACGTGTGCGGCGGGCTCGCCGTGCTCGCGGGCGTGTGGCTCACGCTGCAGGTGACGACCGCCGCCTCACGCTCGATCCCGTTCCGGCCCTACGACGAGCAGGCCGTGCAGGCGAGCCTCGCGGGCGGACGACGCGTGCTGCTCGACTTCTCGGCCGACTGGTGCGTGCCGTGCCACGAGCTCGAGCTGCAGACATTCCCGGACCCGAACGTGGTCGCCGCCGCGCGTCCGTTCGACGCCTACAAGGTGGACCTCACGAACGACGACTCGCCCGAGACGATCGCCTTCCGCAAGCGCTACGCGGTGCGCGGCGTGCCGACGATCGTCTTTCTCGCGCCCGACGGCTCCGAGGTGGGCGACACGCGCGTCGAGGGGTTCGTGAACGCGCCCGAGTTCGTGAAGCGGCTGCGGGCCGCGGGCGGCGGCGCGAAGGACTGA
- a CDS encoding thioredoxin domain-containing protein, with protein MSAPNRLALEKSPYLLQHAHNPVDWYPWGEEAFARARAEDRPIFLSIGYATCHWCHVMERESFEDPEVAAALNAHFVCIKVDREERPDVDRVYMTAMQAAGMGGGWPLNVFLTPQLEPFYGGTYFPPRAVDSRPGMLELLPRVHEAWTNERAALVQQGSRVLAAVESLARAGGEAAAYDELARQCAAALERSFDKANGGFGGRPKFPSTVNLAFLLRWWARAPHERGNALDMVRAQLDAMRAGGLHDHLGGGFHRYSVDERWLVPHFEKMLYDQALIADAYLDAFHACGETAYADTARGVFRYLARDLTGPGGEFHSAEDADSEGEEGRFYVWTPAQLAGVLGGEEARLFALRYGVTPQGNFEHGASVLHEAHALDELARRLGTDAAGLGARLARARAALLSARELRPRPLRDDKVVTAWNGLAIASCARGARVLGEPALAKAAARAATFVWERLRDPAGGALRRRWREGEAAGEGQLDDYAFLARGMLELYRATFEPLWLERAVALTEAQIERFWDEHDGAFFESPAGDASVRVRMKDGFDGAEMAGNSVAAGNLVRLSALGERRDWRLKSRRLLDYYSRRLSGNAWAMPQMLVAMDLAAHPSRHVVVAGEPSPGRDALLAAARARFRPFDDLLVVDDASRERLSRLAPFAATLAPKDGRATGYVCVDRACRLPVTEPEAFAAQLDEVAPAGA; from the coding sequence ATGTCCGCGCCCAACCGACTCGCGCTCGAGAAGAGCCCCTACCTGCTGCAGCACGCCCACAACCCCGTGGACTGGTACCCGTGGGGCGAGGAGGCGTTCGCGCGCGCGCGCGCCGAGGACAGGCCCATCTTCCTTTCGATCGGTTACGCGACCTGCCACTGGTGCCACGTCATGGAGCGCGAGTCGTTCGAGGACCCGGAAGTCGCCGCCGCGCTGAACGCGCACTTCGTGTGCATCAAGGTGGACCGCGAAGAGCGGCCCGACGTGGATCGCGTCTACATGACCGCGATGCAGGCGGCCGGCATGGGCGGCGGCTGGCCGCTCAACGTGTTCCTGACCCCGCAGCTCGAGCCGTTCTACGGCGGCACCTACTTTCCTCCGCGCGCCGTGGACTCGCGCCCGGGCATGCTTGAGCTGCTGCCGCGCGTGCACGAAGCATGGACGAACGAGCGCGCGGCGCTGGTCCAGCAGGGTTCCCGCGTGCTCGCCGCGGTGGAATCGCTGGCGCGGGCCGGGGGCGAAGCGGCCGCGTACGACGAGCTGGCGCGCCAGTGCGCGGCCGCGCTCGAGCGTTCGTTCGACAAGGCGAACGGCGGCTTCGGCGGGCGGCCCAAGTTTCCCTCGACCGTGAACCTGGCGTTCCTGCTGCGCTGGTGGGCACGCGCGCCGCACGAGCGCGGCAACGCGCTCGACATGGTGCGCGCGCAGCTCGACGCGATGCGGGCGGGCGGCCTGCACGACCACCTGGGCGGCGGCTTTCACCGCTACTCGGTGGACGAACGCTGGCTCGTGCCGCACTTCGAGAAGATGCTCTACGACCAGGCGCTGATCGCCGACGCGTACCTCGACGCGTTCCACGCCTGCGGCGAAACCGCCTACGCCGACACCGCCCGCGGCGTGTTCCGCTACCTGGCGCGCGACCTGACCGGACCCGGGGGCGAGTTCCACTCGGCCGAGGACGCCGACTCCGAAGGCGAGGAGGGCCGCTTCTACGTGTGGACGCCGGCGCAGCTCGCCGGCGTGCTCGGAGGCGAGGAGGCGAGGCTTTTCGCGCTGCGCTACGGCGTGACGCCGCAGGGCAACTTCGAGCACGGCGCGAGCGTCCTGCACGAAGCGCACGCGCTCGACGAGCTCGCGCGCCGGCTCGGCACGGACGCGGCCGGGCTGGGCGCGCGCCTGGCCAGGGCGCGCGCGGCGCTGCTGTCCGCCCGCGAACTCCGGCCGCGGCCGCTGCGCGACGACAAGGTCGTCACCGCCTGGAACGGCCTCGCCATCGCGTCGTGCGCGCGCGGGGCGCGCGTGCTGGGCGAGCCCGCGCTGGCGAAGGCCGCCGCGCGCGCCGCGACGTTCGTCTGGGAGCGGCTGCGCGATCCGGCGGGTGGCGCGCTGCGCCGGCGCTGGCGCGAGGGCGAAGCGGCGGGCGAGGGCCAGCTCGACGACTACGCCTTCCTCGCGCGCGGCATGCTCGAGCTGTACCGCGCGACCTTCGAGCCGCTGTGGCTCGAGCGGGCGGTCGCGCTCACCGAAGCGCAGATCGAGCGTTTCTGGGACGAGCACGACGGCGCGTTCTTCGAAAGCCCCGCGGGCGACGCTTCGGTGCGCGTGCGCATGAAGGACGGCTTCGACGGCGCCGAGATGGCCGGCAACTCGGTCGCCGCCGGGAACCTCGTGCGTCTCTCGGCGCTCGGCGAGCGGCGGGACTGGCGCCTTAAGTCGCGCCGCCTTCTCGACTACTATTCCCGGCGCCTTTCCGGGAACGCCTGGGCGATGCCGCAAATGCTCGTCGCGATGGACCTGGCCGCGCACCCGTCGCGCCACGTCGTCGTCGCCGGCGAGCCGTCGCCCGGGCGGGACGCGCTGCTGGCGGCGGCGCGCGCGCGCTTCCGGCCCTTCGACGACCTGCTGGTGGTGGACGACGCCTCGCGAGAACGCCTTTCGCGCCTCGCGCCGTTCGCCGCGACGCTCGCGCCGAAGGACGGGCGCGCGACCGGCTACGTGTGCGTGGACCGGGCGTGCCGGCTGCCGGTGACGGAGCCGGAGGCGTTCGCAGCTCAACTCGACGAGGTCGCGCCCGCGGGCGCCTGA
- a CDS encoding aspartyl protease family protein, which produces MPRSFAPRAAAASAALVVAIATGPFAPAARAEISPEAARVVARYLEVTGGAAAAAAEQTTYTHARVQAFGFTGFVETWSARPDRHFSRTELGPFKLSEGSEGGASWRTDPTTGRVVSLADRDLLESRVATWFELERWSEPDQGGGRVSVAGRERDTLGACTVLAIEAPGAAELKPRKLWFSDSTGLLVRMEAPHDQSWVTTDFADWRRAAGRLRPFVSVTGVSSMPANRMRAVVDSVTTNVSVAGVAFALPDSGGGNAITWLGKPGRATLPFDYTARHVWLRASINGGPEQDFLFDTGASVTVLDSTFAATHGIATEGRMQAAGAGASGSAAFAKIASLAVRGPDGDGVELHDLRVAVLSVNPMFAPYFWRDIAGIVGYDFISRFVVTLDYDRDVLVLNDPKTFHFAGSEAPLPMVMNGVVPALRGTLDGRYEGLFRLDVGSSSTVDLHSPFAKKHGLEKRLRDARTVTGAGFGGHFTSSLGRAREMAFGPYHWADPMVSISHATEGAFASEEFAGNVGNRILERFRVTLDYDGRRVWLEPGARYRERDSFTRAGVLLVRDGGRVLARSVLAGSPAARAGLREGDEVTAVDGRAMDDWKLRDLENLFERGENGRKVTLAVRRDGGTEALTLTLREMLR; this is translated from the coding sequence ATGCCCCGATCCTTCGCGCCGCGTGCCGCCGCTGCGTCCGCCGCGCTCGTGGTCGCCATCGCGACCGGGCCGTTCGCACCGGCCGCCCGCGCCGAGATCAGCCCCGAGGCGGCGCGGGTCGTCGCGCGCTACCTCGAGGTCACGGGCGGGGCCGCCGCCGCGGCGGCCGAGCAGACCACCTACACGCACGCACGCGTGCAGGCCTTCGGCTTCACGGGCTTCGTCGAGACCTGGTCGGCGCGGCCCGACCGGCACTTCAGCCGCACCGAGCTCGGGCCGTTCAAGCTCTCGGAGGGCAGCGAAGGCGGAGCGAGCTGGCGCACCGACCCGACGACCGGCCGGGTCGTCAGCCTCGCCGATCGCGACCTGCTCGAATCGCGCGTCGCGACCTGGTTCGAGCTCGAGCGCTGGAGCGAACCGGACCAGGGCGGCGGCCGGGTGAGCGTCGCGGGCCGCGAGCGCGACACCCTCGGCGCCTGCACGGTGCTGGCGATCGAGGCGCCCGGCGCGGCCGAGCTCAAGCCGCGCAAGCTGTGGTTCTCGGATTCGACCGGACTGCTCGTGCGCATGGAGGCGCCGCACGACCAGTCGTGGGTCACCACCGACTTCGCCGACTGGCGGCGCGCCGCCGGCCGGCTGCGGCCGTTCGTCAGCGTCACGGGTGTCTCGAGCATGCCGGCCAACCGCATGCGCGCTGTCGTGGACTCGGTCACCACGAACGTGAGCGTCGCCGGCGTCGCCTTCGCGCTGCCCGACTCGGGAGGCGGCAACGCGATCACCTGGCTCGGCAAGCCGGGCCGCGCGACGCTGCCGTTCGACTACACGGCGCGTCACGTGTGGCTCAGGGCCTCGATCAACGGCGGGCCCGAGCAGGACTTCCTGTTCGACACCGGCGCCAGCGTGACGGTGCTCGACAGCACGTTCGCGGCGACGCACGGCATCGCGACCGAGGGCCGCATGCAGGCGGCGGGCGCGGGGGCCTCGGGCAGCGCCGCGTTCGCGAAGATCGCCTCGCTCGCCGTGCGCGGCCCCGACGGCGACGGCGTCGAGCTGCACGACCTGCGCGTCGCGGTGCTGTCGGTGAACCCGATGTTCGCGCCCTACTTCTGGCGCGACATCGCCGGGATCGTCGGCTACGACTTCATCAGCCGCTTCGTGGTGACGCTGGACTACGACCGCGACGTGCTGGTGCTGAACGACCCGAAGACGTTCCACTTCGCCGGCAGCGAGGCGCCGCTGCCGATGGTGATGAACGGCGTCGTGCCGGCGCTGCGCGGCACGCTCGACGGCCGGTACGAGGGCCTGTTCCGGCTCGACGTCGGCAGCAGCTCGACCGTGGACCTGCACTCGCCGTTCGCGAAGAAGCACGGGCTCGAGAAGCGCCTGCGCGACGCGCGCACCGTGACCGGCGCCGGCTTCGGCGGGCATTTCACCAGCTCGCTCGGCCGCGCCCGCGAGATGGCGTTCGGCCCCTACCACTGGGCCGATCCGATGGTCTCGATCTCGCACGCCACCGAGGGCGCGTTCGCGAGCGAGGAGTTCGCGGGCAACGTCGGCAACCGCATCCTCGAGCGCTTCCGCGTGACGCTCGACTACGACGGCCGGCGCGTGTGGCTCGAGCCCGGCGCGCGCTACCGCGAGCGCGACTCGTTCACGCGCGCCGGGGTGCTGCTGGTGCGCGACGGCGGCCGCGTGCTGGCGCGCTCGGTGCTGGCCGGCTCGCCGGCGGCGAGGGCCGGCCTGCGCGAGGGCGACGAGGTGACGGCGGTGGACGGCCGCGCGATGGACGACTGGAAGCTGCGCGACCTCGAGAACCTGTTCGAGCGCGGCGAGAACGGCCGCAAGGTCACGCTGGCGGTCCGGCGCGACGGCGGGACCGAGGCGCTGACCCTGACGCTGCGCGAGATGCTGAGGTGA